One window of Dechloromonas sp. ZY10 genomic DNA carries:
- a CDS encoding molybdopterin-dependent oxidoreductase → MDKKNAWLNLLNPRRRSFLKSVGAGAAVAGAGTLVELGSGEQQVQAFAYEPYPKDDELTTVVTSCDHNCGSRHMLVAHKKGDVIVRLSTDDGRYQEGGKFGFESEQVPQLRACLRGRSYRARLYSPERLLYPMLRVGERGEGKFKRVSWDEALDFVARKMVELKQTYGPTAILDQAYAGTSYGVLHKSDQIEGLLARFLGMFGCRTNSWSVPSYQGTTFSSRMTFGTITDGNEDDAFAHSKLIIMWGWNPAYTFHGGNTFYYMRLAKQRGCKFVVIDPQYTDSAAAYDAWWIPIKPNTDAAMLAGMAHHIFANNWQDQKFIDRFCQGMDAGTTPERFKDKENFKDYILGKYDNTPKTPEWAEQICGVPAADIKKLAEMYALTKPAALKASWAPGRASYGEQYNRMAAVLQAMTGNIGVLGGCAEGVGKGWHAESVAYPYDQYANVWYASIKSDRWAHCVLNYPNVKREEIGCWPRDDELDGKIPNIKAIFWHGSDWFNQLTNINKEIAAIKKLELVVCMDSTITPSGLWADVLFPIATHFERHDVALPWYKGHYYIHRPKAIQPLGEAKTDFQVFTELAYRIEQIDPSVKDFGKRYNPKATRSYFQDNDATDEAYLVDWWKHKVQAHQGVTMSWDDFKRHGVYKFKFDRPHVAFQEQIEKGIPFPTQSGKIEVLSGYLAGIKDWTRTQYGYEIPYIPKWIEPFESLNHPKARQFPFHMITPHPRWRTHSIFHNIPWLRETYQQEITVNAADAAKKGLKTGDIVEVWNERGKVVVPVYVTERCMPGVVVLYEGAWMDLAKDGSDRSGNPDFLTLDQPSPAGAFAYNTILVDFRKTTLNHRPGWDTQATSRSVIFRRDK, encoded by the coding sequence ATGGATAAAAAGAACGCTTGGCTGAATTTGCTTAATCCCCGCCGGCGCAGTTTTCTCAAAAGTGTCGGGGCCGGGGCAGCGGTCGCCGGGGCCGGGACTCTGGTCGAACTGGGCAGTGGCGAGCAACAGGTGCAGGCCTTTGCCTACGAGCCCTATCCCAAGGATGACGAGTTGACCACCGTGGTCACTTCCTGTGATCACAACTGCGGTTCCCGCCACATGCTGGTGGCGCACAAGAAGGGCGATGTGATCGTGCGCCTGTCGACGGATGACGGACGTTACCAAGAGGGTGGAAAATTCGGTTTCGAAAGTGAGCAGGTGCCGCAATTGCGCGCCTGTTTGCGCGGCCGCTCGTATCGCGCCCGGCTGTATTCGCCGGAACGGCTGCTCTACCCGATGCTGCGGGTGGGCGAGCGGGGCGAGGGCAAGTTCAAGCGCGTTTCCTGGGATGAGGCGCTTGACTTCGTGGCGCGCAAGATGGTCGAGCTGAAGCAGACCTATGGCCCGACCGCGATTCTCGATCAGGCTTATGCCGGCACTTCTTATGGCGTGCTGCACAAGTCGGACCAGATCGAGGGCTTGCTGGCGCGTTTTCTCGGGATGTTCGGCTGCCGCACCAATTCGTGGTCGGTGCCGAGCTATCAGGGGACGACTTTTTCGTCGCGGATGACCTTCGGCACGATTACCGATGGCAATGAGGACGATGCCTTTGCCCATTCCAAGCTGATCATCATGTGGGGCTGGAATCCGGCCTACACTTTCCATGGCGGCAATACTTTTTACTACATGCGGCTGGCCAAGCAGCGCGGTTGCAAGTTTGTCGTCATCGACCCGCAATACACCGATTCGGCGGCGGCCTACGACGCCTGGTGGATTCCGATCAAGCCGAATACCGACGCCGCGATGCTGGCCGGGATGGCGCATCACATCTTTGCCAACAACTGGCAGGACCAGAAGTTCATCGACCGCTTCTGCCAGGGGATGGATGCCGGAACCACGCCCGAGCGCTTCAAGGACAAGGAGAACTTCAAGGATTACATCCTGGGCAAGTACGACAACACGCCAAAGACACCCGAGTGGGCCGAGCAGATCTGCGGTGTGCCGGCAGCCGACATCAAGAAGCTGGCCGAAATGTATGCCCTGACCAAACCGGCCGCGCTCAAGGCCAGCTGGGCGCCGGGGCGGGCCAGCTACGGCGAGCAGTACAACCGGATGGCTGCAGTCTTGCAGGCGATGACCGGCAACATCGGTGTCCTCGGCGGTTGCGCCGAGGGGGTCGGCAAAGGCTGGCATGCCGAGTCGGTGGCCTATCCTTACGATCAGTACGCCAATGTCTGGTACGCCTCGATCAAGTCTGACCGCTGGGCGCACTGCGTGCTGAATTATCCCAACGTGAAGCGCGAGGAAATTGGCTGCTGGCCGCGCGATGACGAGCTGGACGGCAAGATTCCCAATATCAAGGCGATTTTCTGGCATGGCTCCGACTGGTTCAACCAGCTGACCAACATCAACAAGGAAATCGCCGCGATCAAGAAGCTGGAACTGGTGGTCTGCATGGACTCGACGATCACCCCGTCCGGCCTGTGGGCCGATGTGCTTTTCCCGATTGCCACCCACTTCGAGCGCCACGATGTCGCCTTGCCCTGGTACAAAGGGCATTACTACATCCACCGGCCCAAGGCGATTCAGCCTCTGGGCGAGGCCAAAACCGATTTCCAGGTATTTACCGAACTTGCCTACCGGATCGAGCAGATCGACCCGAGCGTCAAGGACTTCGGCAAACGCTACAACCCCAAGGCAACGCGCAGCTATTTCCAGGACAACGACGCCACCGACGAGGCCTATCTGGTCGACTGGTGGAAACACAAGGTTCAGGCGCATCAGGGCGTGACGATGAGTTGGGATGACTTCAAGCGGCACGGGGTGTACAAGTTCAAGTTCGATCGGCCGCATGTGGCCTTCCAGGAACAGATCGAAAAGGGGATTCCGTTTCCCACGCAGTCGGGCAAGATCGAGGTGCTTTCCGGCTATCTTGCCGGAATCAAGGATTGGACGCGGACACAGTACGGTTATGAAATACCGTATATTCCTAAATGGATTGAGCCTTTCGAGTCCTTGAATCACCCCAAGGCCCGGCAATTCCCCTTCCACATGATCACCCCGCATCCGCGTTGGCGGACGCATTCGATCTTTCACAACATTCCCTGGCTGCGCGAGACCTACCAGCAGGAAATCACGGTCAACGCCGCCGATGCGGCAAAAAAGGGGCTCAAGACCGGCGATATCGTCGAGGTCTGGAACGAGCGCGGCAAGGTGGTAGTGCCGGTTTATGTGACCGAGCGCTGCATGCCCGGCGTGGTCGTGCTTTACGAGGGGGCGTGGATGGATCTGGCCAAGGATGGCTCCGACCGTTCCGGCAATCCCGACTTCCTGACCCTTGACCAGCCGAGTCCGGCCGGGGCGTTTGCCTACAACACCATCCTCGTCGATTTCAGGAAAACGACACTGAACCACCGTCCGGGCTGGGATACCCAGGCGACTTCGCGTTCGGTGATCTTCCGGAGGGACAAGTGA
- a CDS encoding sigma-54-dependent transcriptional regulator: MRKQILVVDDDRVFNRLLVDQIGEMGFDAYGALNWAEATAFLAESEPDLIFLDLRLPDADTPQLVETLAGQFPVVVLTGYGSIRNAVDLIQAGAVEYLTKPVGLDELELTLRRELANAELRRSNALFRRQLASRRPGPLLGEAPAMRELQAMIDAVAPTEATVLILGESGSGKEMVAQAIHQASARHAGELVVVDGGTLQETLFESELFGHERGAFTGAERQKKGLIEEAAGSTLFLDEIGEMSAANQAKLLRVLETSTFRRLGGTKTLKADVRFVVATNRDLAELSRNGGFRSDLYFRLASFVIRVPPLRERREDIPLLAQHFLQRFARGRQLLLTPEALRLLQAYDWPGNVRELRNLIERAAILAGRDEKIRPEHFGPLQGGSSDAVVFSFAQSPTLAEVERECLRTALLRHGGNRAAAAQALEISERNIYRLIKHYGLSD; encoded by the coding sequence ATGCGCAAACAGATTCTGGTGGTCGACGATGACCGCGTTTTCAACCGCCTGCTGGTCGACCAGATCGGCGAGATGGGCTTCGATGCCTACGGAGCCCTGAACTGGGCCGAGGCTACGGCCTTTCTTGCCGAGAGCGAGCCGGATCTGATCTTTCTTGACCTGCGCCTGCCCGATGCCGATACCCCGCAACTGGTCGAGACCCTGGCCGGTCAGTTTCCGGTCGTGGTCCTCACCGGCTACGGTTCGATCCGCAATGCGGTCGATCTGATCCAGGCGGGGGCGGTCGAGTATCTGACCAAACCGGTCGGGCTGGATGAACTCGAACTGACCCTGCGCCGCGAACTGGCCAATGCCGAACTGCGGCGCAGCAATGCCTTGTTCAGGCGGCAACTGGCATCGCGGCGGCCGGGCCCGTTGCTTGGCGAGGCCCCTGCGATGCGCGAACTGCAGGCGATGATCGATGCCGTTGCCCCAACCGAAGCAACCGTACTGATCCTTGGCGAGTCCGGCAGCGGCAAGGAAATGGTTGCGCAGGCGATTCACCAGGCCAGTGCCCGGCACGCCGGCGAACTGGTGGTGGTGGATGGCGGCACCCTGCAGGAAACCTTGTTCGAGTCGGAATTGTTTGGCCATGAGCGCGGAGCCTTCACCGGCGCCGAGCGGCAAAAGAAAGGCCTGATCGAGGAGGCTGCCGGCAGTACCCTGTTCCTCGACGAAATTGGCGAAATGTCGGCGGCCAACCAGGCCAAGCTGCTGCGCGTCCTCGAAACCTCGACTTTCCGCCGTCTCGGCGGAACCAAGACGCTCAAGGCTGATGTCCGTTTCGTGGTCGCCACCAATCGCGATCTGGCCGAGTTGAGCCGTAATGGCGGGTTTCGCAGCGATCTCTATTTCCGGCTGGCGAGCTTCGTCATCCGGGTGCCGCCCCTGCGCGAGCGGCGCGAGGATATTCCCCTGTTGGCCCAGCATTTTCTCCAGCGCTTCGCCCGTGGCCGGCAGTTGCTGCTGACCCCGGAGGCTTTGCGTCTGCTGCAGGCCTATGACTGGCCGGGGAATGTCCGGGAGTTGCGTAACCTGATCGAACGGGCGGCGATCCTCGCCGGCCGCGACGAGAAGATCCGGCCCGAGCATTTTGGCCCCTTGCAAGGCGGGAGTAGCGATGCCGTGGTATTCAGTTTTGCGCAGTCGCCAACACTGGCCGAGGTCGAGCGCGAATGCCTGCGCACAGCCCTGTTGCGTCACGGCGGGAATCGCGCTGCTGCGGCGCAGGCGCTGGAGATCAGCGAGCGCAACATCTATCGCCTGATCAAGCACTACGGGTTGAGCGATTAA